In Candidatus Kerfeldbacteria bacterium, a single genomic region encodes these proteins:
- a CDS encoding S8 family serine peptidase translates to MQLRVWQIISLLGVIIVISVCLIKPVYGQTGDSLVVSFVGEKQAVAVPIIEAGDTEAVRAWLAMQPEVAMVGGNYRYEAVRIPNDAYYSSQNYLRYVNTPPSWDQTIGSRSVVVAVLDTGVDTNHPDLAKNIWVNTGEIPTNGIDDDVNGYIDDRNGWNAIDDSGDPNPDFDPGWVESGVHHGTAVAGIIGAVGNNGIGVSGVAWATRIMPVRVLDSTGSGYTVDVYNGIQYAIANGAHIINLSLVGAELDPFLALAINDAYAAGVLVVAAAGNDLLDLDEFPVYPACLQHVLTVGGVDAQNHLALFTSQGEVIGGSNYGSACIDLVAPAKNIFSTGVYEPSKTHPVTGVRLDDYYLGGWSGTSFASPIIAGAAALLKSYNASLTPDQLIQILKQNARGLDSVNPDYRGQMGSGLVNIAASVGWLLPSSHPIITAAGKGGGPHVRLFNTGGVLQSQFFAYATTFRGGVNVATGDIDGNGIYEIITGAGAGGAPHVRAFDARGNSLYSFFAYATTFRGGVNVAAGDVNGDGVDEIITGAGAGGAPHVRV, encoded by the coding sequence ATGCAATTACGCGTGTGGCAGATTATTAGTCTATTGGGGGTCATTATTGTAATTTCCGTATGCCTAATAAAACCGGTATATGGGCAAACTGGCGATTCATTGGTAGTTAGCTTTGTCGGCGAAAAGCAGGCAGTTGCGGTCCCCATTATTGAGGCAGGCGATACAGAAGCGGTTCGAGCCTGGTTAGCCATGCAGCCGGAAGTTGCGATGGTAGGGGGTAATTATCGCTATGAAGCGGTTCGCATTCCCAATGATGCATATTATTCGTCGCAAAATTATTTGCGCTATGTTAATACACCCCCAAGCTGGGATCAGACGATCGGCTCCCGAAGCGTGGTGGTTGCGGTATTAGATACGGGGGTAGACACGAATCATCCTGATCTTGCTAAGAATATTTGGGTAAACACGGGTGAGATTCCTACTAATGGTATTGATGATGATGTGAATGGGTATATCGATGATCGTAATGGTTGGAACGCCATAGATGATTCTGGCGATCCTAATCCTGATTTTGATCCCGGGTGGGTTGAATCAGGCGTGCATCATGGGACAGCGGTAGCTGGCATCATTGGTGCGGTTGGAAATAATGGTATCGGTGTTTCCGGGGTTGCCTGGGCTACCCGCATTATGCCCGTTCGGGTGCTCGACAGCACTGGGAGTGGTTATACAGTCGATGTATACAACGGCATCCAATATGCAATAGCAAATGGCGCGCACATTATTAATTTGAGTCTCGTCGGCGCTGAATTGGACCCATTTTTAGCGCTCGCGATCAATGACGCTTATGCTGCGGGCGTTTTAGTGGTGGCTGCTGCGGGGAATGACTTACTTGATCTCGATGAATTTCCAGTCTATCCTGCTTGTTTGCAACATGTTTTAACAGTAGGTGGCGTTGATGCGCAAAATCATCTTGCTCTCTTTACGAGCCAAGGTGAAGTGATCGGAGGGTCTAATTATGGGAGCGCGTGTATTGATCTGGTGGCTCCAGCAAAAAATATTTTTTCTACGGGTGTGTATGAGCCCAGTAAGACACATCCAGTGACAGGTGTGAGATTGGATGATTATTACCTCGGGGGGTGGTCGGGCACTTCGTTTGCCAGTCCGATTATTGCTGGCGCTGCCGCTTTATTGAAATCATATAATGCCAGTCTCACCCCTGATCAGCTTATTCAGATTTTGAAGCAAAATGCTCGTGGTTTAGATTCTGTCAATCCTGACTACCGTGGTCAAATGGGATCGGGACTGGTCAATATCGCGGCAAGCGTTGGTTGGCTATTACCCTCTTCGCACCCGATTATTACTGCGGCTGGCAAGGGGGGCGGTCCGCACGTACGCCTGTTTAATACTGGTGGCGTTCTGCAGTCCCAATTTTTCGCCTATGCCACGACGTTTCGGGGTGGGGTGAATGTAGCAACTGGTGATATTGATGGTAATGGTATATATGAAATTATTACTGGCGCAGGCGCCGGTGGCGCTCCTCATGTCAGGGCTTTTGATGCACGCGGGAATTCGCTCTACAGTTTCTTCGCCTACGCCACGACGTTTCGGGGTGGGGTGAATGTGGCGGCTGGAGATGTCAATGGTGATGGCGTTGATGAAATTATTACGGGCGCAGGCGCCGGTGGCGCTCCTCATGTCAGGGT
- a CDS encoding serine protease, which produces MKPRTSPTSPKVIAEEGSDIEKLYGTQLKSFDRPRVAPRPSMVWLMMILIIGFAAGIVGQLSLIWFSNELPFLEQLGFSSSDSPSVVLTSRNKDRVLTAEQVETIAQDLDHTLVTIYPAHTSSAGLENQYVSSEKVGEGFVITEDGYVIIDATTVVDDQSYVAIGYDGSVYAVSSVMRDSATPYAILKLDANKLSTVAFSDIDSIRNSEEVVALARDTGSRGPRILKTSIQQTRYYPVSTGADLYFSTDRYQARVLLGSALDSDFLHAVVFTLDKKALGILVREHDTYVVVPFSYVSNILESSFVSGRIIRPSFGVHYVTLDMLADGSRIADGASQGAYITSFGSESGVVSGSLAEKAGIQIGDIITEINSTPLTESETLSELILNHEAGDTLAVTLIRDGTSQKINLTIE; this is translated from the coding sequence ATGAAACCACGCACGAGTCCGACCTCACCTAAAGTCATTGCCGAAGAAGGCAGTGACATTGAAAAATTATATGGAACTCAATTAAAATCATTTGATCGTCCGCGTGTCGCCCCACGTCCGTCAATGGTGTGGCTTATGATGATTTTGATTATTGGATTTGCGGCTGGTATTGTTGGGCAGTTATCACTGATTTGGTTCTCGAACGAACTACCTTTTCTTGAGCAATTAGGGTTTTCTTCGAGTGATTCCCCCTCAGTTGTCTTGACTTCACGGAATAAAGATCGCGTTCTAACCGCCGAGCAGGTAGAGACGATCGCTCAGGACCTCGACCATACGCTGGTGACTATCTACCCCGCACACACCTCAAGCGCGGGCTTAGAAAACCAGTATGTAAGCAGTGAAAAAGTCGGTGAAGGATTTGTCATTACAGAGGATGGATACGTCATTATTGACGCAACTACCGTTGTCGATGATCAGTCGTATGTAGCCATTGGCTATGATGGAAGCGTGTACGCTGTTTCGAGCGTAATGCGCGATTCAGCTACGCCGTACGCTATATTAAAATTAGATGCGAATAAACTATCTACGGTTGCATTTAGCGACATTGATAGCATCAGAAATTCTGAAGAGGTGGTCGCTTTAGCGCGTGATACTGGCAGCCGTGGCCCGCGAATTTTAAAAACGTCGATCCAGCAGACTAGGTATTACCCAGTATCGACGGGCGCCGATCTTTATTTTTCAACTGATCGTTATCAAGCACGGGTGCTGCTCGGCAGCGCGCTTGATTCTGATTTTCTGCATGCCGTTGTTTTTACTCTAGATAAAAAAGCCTTAGGCATTTTGGTGCGAGAACATGATACCTATGTGGTTGTTCCATTTTCATACGTATCAAACATTCTCGAATCAAGCTTCGTAAGCGGACGGATTATCCGCCCATCGTTTGGAGTACATTATGTTACGCTGGATATGCTTGCTGACGGAAGCCGTATAGCTGATGGGGCATCCCAAGGCGCCTATATTACTAGCTTCGGTTCCGAGTCAGGGGTCGTCAGCGGTAGCCTTGCTGAAAAAGCAGGCATTCAGATAGGTGATATCATAACCGAAATTAATAGCACACCACTGACCGAGTCTGAAACATTAAGCGAACTCATTCTTAATCATGAGGCAGGCGATACGTTAGCAGTGACGCTGATACGGGATGGGACCTCACAAAAAATAAATTTGACTATTGAGTAA
- a CDS encoding PH domain-containing protein, which yields MFEQRLQKMLKAEELVVMIVRKYALVFTGSVVIAAGFIIAPFFFMVPLVRWGLPGIVIFVVTLCIGVFLGARIGYVYTFNVFVITEDRIIDLDQRGFFDRTVSETTYEKIQDVSIRIKGIAQTVFHYGSVIIQTAGNQANIELHGVKNPELVQQSIISVQRSHQEAETSTDNSTS from the coding sequence ATGTTTGAACAGCGGTTACAAAAAATGCTGAAAGCTGAGGAACTTGTGGTGATGATCGTGCGTAAATACGCGCTGGTGTTCACGGGAAGCGTGGTGATAGCTGCAGGGTTTATTATAGCACCATTTTTCTTTATGGTGCCACTGGTGCGCTGGGGATTACCGGGAATCGTAATATTTGTAGTAACCCTCTGCATCGGAGTATTTCTTGGAGCGCGGATCGGCTATGTATATACGTTTAACGTATTTGTTATCACGGAAGATCGTATTATCGATCTTGACCAACGCGGTTTTTTCGATCGAACTGTTTCTGAAACGACCTACGAGAAAATTCAAGACGTCAGCATACGTATTAAAGGTATTGCCCAGACTGTATTTCATTACGGTAGTGTCATCATTCAGACGGCAGGCAATCAGGCAAATATTGAGCTGCACGGAGTGAAAAATCCAGAATTAGTCCAGCAAAGCATTATCAGCGTGCAACGGTCGCATCAAGAAGCTGAAACATCAACCGATAATTCAACCAGTTAG